One segment of Mycolicibacterium sp. YH-1 DNA contains the following:
- a CDS encoding class I fructose-bisphosphate aldolase — protein MLNHLKEGHPHMTTCRQVVARMMAPGKGILAADESISTMSKRLQQNGVDPTAENRRTYRELLATAPGLSDHVSGIIFCDETVRQSFSDGTPFPEAVAARGILVGIKVDMGTKLCPGLDGETITEGLDGLPVRLAEYAGLGAAFAKWRAVFTIGPDTPSRGAIRSNANALARYAAACQQAGIVPIVEPEVLMDGSHNRGVCREVTNEVHTAVRTELALLNVDLAGIILKPNMIIEGVDYRNRSTPEEVAELTVGMLRSWPGDLAGVAFLSGGQDPVRATDNLEAMQQHQTPWPLTFSFGRALVSPALSVWRGDPELVAAGQAALLSRVTANGAAAGLRGAVQPS, from the coding sequence GTGCTCAACCACCTCAAAGAAGGACACCCCCACATGACTACCTGTCGACAGGTCGTGGCGCGAATGATGGCGCCGGGCAAAGGAATTCTCGCCGCGGATGAGAGTATCTCGACGATGTCGAAGCGGTTACAGCAAAACGGTGTCGACCCAACCGCTGAGAACCGGCGAACCTACCGGGAGTTGCTTGCTACGGCACCGGGCTTGTCCGATCATGTTTCGGGCATCATCTTCTGCGATGAGACTGTTCGTCAGAGCTTCAGCGACGGTACGCCATTCCCGGAAGCCGTGGCAGCGCGAGGGATCCTCGTCGGCATCAAGGTCGACATGGGTACGAAGCTGTGCCCCGGACTCGACGGCGAGACCATCACCGAGGGGCTCGATGGACTACCGGTGCGGCTGGCTGAGTATGCGGGACTGGGCGCCGCATTCGCCAAGTGGCGCGCGGTCTTCACGATTGGCCCGGACACCCCCAGTCGGGGCGCGATACGGTCGAACGCGAATGCGCTCGCTCGTTATGCCGCCGCCTGCCAGCAAGCCGGTATCGTGCCAATCGTCGAACCGGAGGTGTTGATGGACGGCAGCCACAACCGCGGCGTGTGTCGGGAGGTCACCAATGAGGTGCACACCGCAGTGCGCACCGAGCTGGCATTGCTGAATGTCGACTTGGCGGGAATTATCTTGAAGCCGAACATGATTATAGAAGGTGTGGATTATCGCAACCGGTCTACGCCCGAAGAAGTGGCCGAGCTGACGGTCGGCATGCTGCGGTCGTGGCCAGGCGATCTGGCTGGTGTGGCCTTCCTGTCCGGCGGCCAGGATCCGGTTCGAGCAACGGACAATCTGGAGGCAATGCAGCAGCACCAGACTCCGTGGCCATTGACATTCTCGTTTGGGCGCGCGTTGGTCTCACCGGCGCTATCGGTGTGGCGCGGAGATCCGGAACTGGTAGCAGCTGGGCAGGCGGCGCTGCTCAGTCGTGTCACTGCGAACGGTGCGGCAGCGGGCCTCCGCGGCGCTGTCCAGCCCAGTTGA
- a CDS encoding form I ribulose bisphosphate carboxylase large subunit, which produces MSNRWNAGVIPYAEMGYWQPDYVPKDSDVLCAFRITPQPGVPPEEAGAAVAGESSTATWTVVWTDRLTTFEHYQAKCYRVDAVPNTPGQWIAWIAYDLDLFEEGSIANLTSSIIGNVFGFKPLKALRLEDMRIPTQYVKTFQGPAHGIVMEREHLGKFGRPLLGATTKPKLGLSARNYGRVVYEALRGGLDFTKDDENINSQPFMRWRDRSLFCMEAVNRAQAATGEIKGHYLNVTAGTMEEMYERSDFAKELGSVVVMVDLTIGYTAIQSMAKWARANGVLLHLHRAGHGTYTRQKTHGISFRVIAKWMRLAGVDHIHAGTVVGKLEGDPHSTAGFYDTLRLDSIPADPAKGLYFDQDWASMPGVMPVASGGIHAGQMHQLIHYLGEDVILQFGGGTIGHPMGIAAGAEANRVALEAMIKARNEGRDFYAEGPEILKKAASRNRALDTALATWGDISFNYESTDTPDVVATTTSS; this is translated from the coding sequence ATGAGCAATCGATGGAATGCAGGGGTCATCCCCTACGCGGAAATGGGATACTGGCAGCCGGACTATGTGCCGAAGGATTCAGACGTGCTGTGCGCCTTCCGCATAACACCCCAGCCCGGGGTACCACCCGAGGAGGCCGGAGCTGCAGTCGCTGGAGAGTCCAGCACTGCCACGTGGACCGTGGTGTGGACCGACCGACTCACCACCTTCGAGCACTATCAAGCCAAGTGTTACCGCGTCGATGCGGTCCCCAACACCCCCGGGCAGTGGATCGCCTGGATCGCATACGACCTCGATCTGTTCGAAGAGGGCTCGATCGCCAACCTCACTAGCTCGATCATCGGCAACGTCTTCGGCTTCAAGCCGCTCAAGGCACTGCGCCTGGAAGACATGCGGATTCCGACCCAGTACGTCAAGACCTTCCAGGGTCCCGCGCACGGGATCGTGATGGAACGAGAGCATCTCGGCAAGTTTGGACGTCCCCTGCTCGGTGCCACCACCAAGCCGAAGCTTGGTTTGTCGGCCCGCAACTACGGTCGGGTGGTGTACGAGGCGTTGCGTGGCGGGCTGGATTTCACCAAGGACGACGAGAACATCAACTCACAGCCATTCATGCGTTGGCGTGACCGGTCCCTGTTCTGCATGGAGGCCGTCAACCGAGCGCAAGCGGCCACCGGTGAGATCAAGGGGCACTACCTCAACGTCACCGCAGGCACCATGGAGGAGATGTACGAACGATCAGACTTCGCCAAGGAACTCGGCTCGGTGGTCGTGATGGTCGACCTGACCATCGGATACACCGCGATCCAGTCGATGGCCAAATGGGCTCGTGCCAACGGAGTGCTCCTACACCTGCACCGCGCCGGACACGGCACCTACACCAGACAGAAGACTCACGGGATCAGTTTCCGGGTGATCGCCAAGTGGATGAGACTGGCCGGTGTCGACCACATCCACGCTGGCACCGTCGTCGGCAAGCTGGAGGGCGACCCACACAGCACGGCGGGCTTCTACGACACGCTGCGACTGGACAGCATCCCGGCCGATCCGGCCAAGGGGCTGTACTTCGACCAGGATTGGGCATCGATGCCCGGGGTGATGCCGGTTGCCTCCGGCGGGATCCACGCCGGCCAGATGCACCAGCTGATCCACTATCTCGGTGAGGACGTGATCTTGCAGTTCGGCGGAGGGACTATCGGCCACCCGATGGGCATCGCCGCGGGAGCTGAGGCCAACCGGGTCGCACTCGAGGCGATGATCAAGGCGCGCAACGAGGGCCGTGACTTCTATGCCGAGGGTCCCGAGATCCTCAAGAAGGCCGCATCACGGAACCGCGCCCTGGACACGGCGCTCGCCACCTGGGGTGACATCTCCTTCAACTACGAATCGACCGACACCCCCGACGTCGTCGCGACGACGACGAGTTCCTGA